One Candidatus Devosia phytovorans genomic window carries:
- a CDS encoding DUF4169 family protein yields MAEILSLSKARKAKARASRDAQAEQNRISFGRTKAEKQQQTAEKALVDRKIDGHKRDE; encoded by the coding sequence ATGGCCGAGATCCTCTCGCTCTCGAAGGCCCGTAAAGCCAAGGCCCGCGCGTCCAGGGATGCGCAGGCCGAGCAGAACCGGATCAGCTTCGGGCGAACCAAGGCGGAAAAGCAGCAGCAGACCGCCGAAAAAGCCCTGGTCGACCGCAAGATCGACGGCCACAAGCGCGACGAGTAG
- a CDS encoding SMI1/KNR4 family protein, whose product MTQRWIKRLQTGRANEQVVEAIEAWEHSSGMRLPNDYRAFMTRYNGGRVYPLMFRHTAREPGDEPNPTEHFLDPLNDWHRVVTWREELGDRLPMESLVIGRDPGLIELVLSLRPHDHGHVYSWVRNHGGTWSSPENDYLCLQAPSFRTFVESLYEDEDGDGHDYWDMQSGEPEACRLDF is encoded by the coding sequence ATGACGCAACGATGGATCAAGCGGCTTCAGACTGGAAGGGCAAACGAGCAGGTGGTCGAAGCCATCGAAGCCTGGGAGCATTCAAGCGGCATGCGCCTGCCGAATGACTACCGCGCCTTCATGACGCGATATAACGGCGGTCGCGTCTATCCGCTCATGTTCAGGCATACAGCGCGAGAGCCGGGCGATGAGCCAAATCCGACAGAGCATTTCCTCGATCCCCTCAACGACTGGCACCGCGTCGTGACCTGGCGCGAGGAACTTGGCGACAGGCTCCCTATGGAAAGCCTCGTCATCGGCCGGGATCCTGGCCTGATCGAACTTGTCCTGTCGCTTCGGCCGCACGATCATGGCCATGTCTATAGCTGGGTGCGTAATCATGGCGGCACCTGGTCGTCCCCCGAAAATGACTATCTCTGCCTGCAGGCCCCCTCCTTCCGGACCTTCGTCGAAAGTCTCTATGAGGACGAAGACGGCGACGGCCACGACTATTGGGACATGCAGTCCGGCGAACCGGAAGCATGCCGGCTGGATTTCTAG
- a CDS encoding type II toxin-antitoxin system HicA family toxin, which yields MQHETNTGKIVARLLREGWEEAGGTKHAKFRKPDHPFILVPRHRTLTPGVAQSIARIAGWTK from the coding sequence ATGCAGCACGAAACCAATACCGGCAAGATCGTTGCTCGGCTGCTTCGCGAAGGCTGGGAAGAGGCCGGCGGAACCAAGCACGCCAAGTTTCGCAAGCCTGACCATCCCTTCATCTTAGTGCCCCGGCATCGCACTTTGACACCCGGCGTGGCACAATCAATCGCCAGGATTGCAGGCTGGACGAAGTAG
- a CDS encoding MFS transporter has protein sequence MTIATDTATVPPVGNSARRVLAASMIGTTIEFFDFYIYATAAVIVFPHLFFPAGDDASALLQSLATFAIAFMARPVGAAIFGHFGDKIGRKATLVAALLTMGISTVLIGALPTYAQIGVWAPLLLALCRLGQGLGLGGEWGGAVLLATENAPEGKRAWYGMFPQLGAPVGFFFATTIFLVLAHFLGDDAFMSWGWRVPFLASAFLVIFGLFIRLKITETPEFAKAIEKAERVEVPFFDVFKSHKLSLLLGTMAALATFVLFYIMTVFSLSYGTGTLGYSREEFLILQMVGVLFFGAFIPIAAVLADKFGMRKVMVGVSIGIGVFGLILAPLLGAGNIFGVLGFLCIGFALMGMTYGPLGTALAAPFPTAVRYTGASLTFNLGGIFGASFAPYIATYLASTYGLHTVGYYMIIAAVLTLVAFGLIRQTSD, from the coding sequence ATGACCATCGCAACTGATACCGCCACGGTTCCACCCGTCGGCAATTCCGCCCGCCGCGTGCTGGCGGCGAGCATGATCGGCACGACGATCGAGTTCTTCGATTTCTACATCTACGCCACCGCGGCCGTGATCGTGTTCCCGCATCTCTTCTTCCCGGCAGGCGATGACGCTTCGGCGCTGCTGCAGTCGCTGGCGACCTTTGCCATCGCCTTCATGGCCCGCCCGGTGGGCGCCGCCATCTTCGGCCATTTCGGCGACAAGATCGGCCGCAAGGCGACGCTGGTTGCGGCGCTGCTGACCATGGGCATTTCCACCGTGCTGATCGGCGCGCTGCCGACCTATGCGCAGATCGGCGTGTGGGCGCCGCTGCTGCTGGCGCTGTGCCGTCTCGGCCAGGGCCTGGGCCTTGGCGGTGAATGGGGCGGCGCCGTGCTGCTCGCCACCGAAAACGCCCCCGAGGGAAAGCGTGCCTGGTATGGCATGTTCCCCCAGCTGGGTGCGCCGGTCGGTTTCTTCTTTGCCACCACCATTTTCCTCGTGCTGGCGCATTTCCTGGGCGATGATGCCTTCATGAGCTGGGGCTGGCGCGTGCCGTTCCTCGCCAGCGCCTTCCTCGTGATCTTTGGCCTCTTCATCCGTCTCAAGATCACCGAGACGCCCGAATTCGCCAAGGCGATCGAAAAGGCCGAGCGCGTCGAAGTGCCGTTCTTTGACGTCTTCAAGTCGCACAAGCTGAGCCTGCTGCTCGGCACCATGGCGGCGCTGGCGACCTTCGTGCTGTTCTACATCATGACCGTGTTCTCGCTGAGCTATGGCACAGGAACGCTCGGCTATAGCCGCGAAGAGTTCCTGATCCTGCAGATGGTGGGCGTGCTGTTCTTTGGTGCCTTCATTCCGATCGCTGCAGTGCTTGCCGACAAGTTCGGCATGCGCAAGGTTATGGTGGGCGTTTCGATCGGCATTGGCGTCTTTGGCCTGATCCTCGCGCCGCTGCTGGGTGCCGGCAATATCTTTGGCGTGCTGGGCTTCCTCTGCATCGGCTTTGCGCTGATGGGCATGACCTATGGCCCGCTGGGCACGGCGCTTGCCGCGCCTTTTCCCACCGCCGTGCGCTATACCGGCGCCTCGCTGACCTTCAACCTCGGCGGCATCTTCGGCGCCAGCTTTGCGCCCTATATCGCCACCTACCTGGCCAGCACCTATGGCCTGCACACGGTTGGCTACTACATGATCATCGCCGCCGTGCTGACGCTTGTCGCCTTCGGACTGATCCGCCAGACCTCGGACTGA
- a CDS encoding serine hydrolase has protein sequence MLTRPLLIAAALLATLPASAQTLDLTSILDQAAELEPLEAVMVSLDGEIVAERGYGGNSVDDPTNIKSASKTVISALIGMAIDRGEIESVDQPIADFLADDFPDDADPRLNEITVGNLLSMQAGLAPTSGPNYGRWVASANWVRNALAQDFETDPGGAMLYSTGSSHLLSAILTEATGESALANAHDWFEPVDDFHIGGWERDPQGIYLGGNQMAMSPRSLLAFGEVYRNDGLNADGERILSQDWIDQSWTERTKSRFTGDGYGYGWFLRNIGGEDVRYAWGYGGQMLYIVPSLELSVVMTSDENSPSAANGHRDALHALLGEIIGAVREEAVASAAAE, from the coding sequence ATGCTGACTCGCCCCCTCCTCATCGCCGCCGCCCTTCTCGCCACCCTGCCCGCTTCGGCGCAGACGCTTGATCTGACATCCATTCTCGACCAGGCCGCCGAGCTCGAACCGCTGGAAGCGGTGATGGTCTCGCTGGACGGGGAAATCGTCGCCGAGCGCGGCTATGGCGGCAATTCGGTGGATGATCCGACCAATATCAAATCCGCCTCCAAAACCGTCATCTCCGCCCTGATCGGCATGGCCATAGACCGCGGCGAGATCGAAAGTGTCGACCAGCCCATCGCCGATTTCCTCGCCGATGACTTTCCCGACGACGCCGACCCCCGACTGAACGAAATCACCGTGGGCAATCTGCTCTCCATGCAGGCGGGCCTCGCGCCGACCTCGGGTCCCAACTACGGCCGCTGGGTCGCGAGCGCCAATTGGGTGCGCAACGCGCTGGCGCAGGATTTCGAAACCGATCCTGGCGGAGCGATGCTCTATTCCACCGGCTCCAGCCACCTGCTCTCCGCAATCCTCACCGAAGCGACCGGGGAAAGCGCGCTGGCCAATGCGCATGACTGGTTCGAGCCAGTGGACGACTTCCACATCGGCGGCTGGGAGCGCGATCCTCAGGGCATCTATCTCGGCGGCAACCAGATGGCGATGAGCCCGCGCTCGCTGCTGGCCTTTGGCGAGGTCTATCGCAATGACGGCCTCAATGCCGACGGCGAACGCATTCTTTCGCAGGACTGGATCGACCAGTCCTGGACCGAACGCACCAAGTCACGCTTCACAGGCGATGGCTATGGTTATGGCTGGTTCCTGCGCAATATCGGCGGCGAGGATGTGCGCTATGCCTGGGGCTATGGCGGGCAGATGCTCTATATCGTGCCCAGTCTCGAGCTCAGCGTGGTGATGACTTCGGACGAGAATTCGCCCTCCGCCGCCAACGGCCATCGCGACGCGCTGCATGCGCTTCTGGGCGAGATCATCGGTGCGGTGAGGGAAGAGGCCGTCGCCTCGGCCGCGGCGGAGTGA
- a CDS encoding CTP synthase, with the protein MARYVFITGGVVSSLGKGLASAAIGAVLQARGYKVRLRKLDPYLNIDPGTMSPTQHGEVFVTDDGAETDLDLGHYERFTGRAATKADNITTGRIYSDILAKERRGEYLGATVQVIPHVTDAIKNFVIDGNEDFDFVLVEIGGTVGDIEGLPFFEAIRQLGNDLPRGDTCYLHLTLMPYIPSAGELKTKPTQHSVKELRSIGIAPDVLLVRCDRPIPAGEKKKLSLFCNVRESAVIQGLDVASIYDVPLAYHKEGLDSEILAAFGIKDAPEPDLSPWQDVSARLHNPEGEVNIAIVGKYTGLKDAYKSLSEALTHGGIANKVKVNLQWIDSEVFERDDPAPYLEHVHGILVPGGFGERGAQGKIEAARFARTKDVPYFGICFGMQMACVEAARNTAGIKNASSTEFGPTKDAVVGMMTEWVKGNDTETRGKEGDMGGTLRLGAYPAQLTRGSRVADIYGSTRISERHRHRYEVNMDYRKLLEKNGLLFSGVSPDGKLPEIVERTDHPWFIGVQFHPELKSKPFEPHPLFTSFISAAMEQSRLV; encoded by the coding sequence ATGGCTCGGTACGTATTCATCACCGGAGGCGTGGTCTCCTCATTGGGTAAAGGTTTGGCATCGGCAGCTATTGGCGCCGTGCTGCAAGCGCGCGGCTACAAGGTCCGCCTGCGCAAGCTCGACCCCTATCTCAACATTGATCCGGGCACGATGTCGCCCACCCAGCACGGCGAAGTCTTCGTCACCGATGACGGTGCCGAGACCGATCTCGATCTGGGGCACTACGAGCGCTTCACGGGGCGTGCGGCCACCAAGGCCGACAATATCACCACCGGGCGCATCTATTCGGACATCCTCGCCAAGGAACGCCGCGGCGAATATCTGGGCGCCACCGTCCAGGTCATTCCCCACGTCACCGACGCGATCAAGAATTTCGTCATCGACGGCAATGAAGACTTCGACTTCGTGCTGGTCGAGATCGGCGGCACGGTTGGCGATATCGAGGGCTTGCCGTTCTTCGAAGCCATCCGCCAGTTGGGCAATGACCTGCCGCGTGGCGACACCTGCTATCTGCATCTGACGCTGATGCCCTATATTCCCTCGGCCGGCGAGCTCAAGACCAAGCCGACCCAGCATTCGGTCAAGGAACTGCGTTCTATCGGCATCGCGCCCGACGTGCTGCTGGTGCGTTGCGATCGCCCGATTCCTGCGGGCGAGAAGAAGAAGCTCAGCCTCTTCTGTAACGTGCGCGAAAGCGCCGTGATCCAGGGCCTTGATGTCGCGTCGATCTATGACGTGCCGCTGGCCTATCATAAGGAAGGCCTCGACAGCGAAATTCTCGCGGCCTTCGGCATCAAGGACGCCCCGGAGCCGGATCTGTCGCCATGGCAGGATGTTTCCGCGCGCCTCCACAATCCCGAGGGCGAGGTCAATATTGCCATCGTCGGCAAATATACCGGCCTCAAGGACGCCTATAAGTCGCTCTCCGAAGCGCTGACCCATGGCGGCATTGCCAACAAGGTCAAGGTCAACCTGCAGTGGATTGATTCCGAAGTCTTCGAGCGCGACGATCCGGCACCCTATCTCGAGCATGTGCACGGCATCCTGGTCCCTGGGGGGTTCGGTGAACGCGGCGCGCAGGGCAAGATCGAGGCGGCGCGCTTTGCCCGCACCAAGGACGTGCCCTATTTCGGCATCTGCTTTGGCATGCAGATGGCCTGCGTCGAAGCAGCCCGCAACACGGCCGGTATCAAGAATGCCTCCTCGACCGAATTCGGCCCCACCAAGGATGCCGTCGTCGGCATGATGACCGAATGGGTCAAGGGCAATGATACCGAGACCCGTGGCAAGGAAGGCGACATGGGCGGCACGCTCCGCCTCGGCGCCTATCCGGCCCAACTGACCCGAGGCTCGCGCGTTGCCGACATCTATGGCAGTACCCGCATTTCCGAGCGTCATCGTCACCGCTACGAAGTCAACATGGACTATCGCAAGCTCCTCGAGAAGAACGGCCTGCTGTTTTCGGGCGTCTCGCCCGATGGCAAGCTGCCCGAAATCGTCGAGCGCACCGATCATCCGTGGTTTATCGGCGTGCAGTTCCACCCGGAACTGAAGTCCAAGCCATTTGAGCCCCATCCGCTTTTCACCAGCTTCATTTCGGCCGCGATGGAGCAAAGCCGTCTCGTTTAG
- the eno gene encoding phosphopyruvate hydratase, whose product MSSIIHVSGRQIYDSRGNPTVEVDVVLDDGSFGRAAVPSGASTGAHEAVELRDGGKKYNGKGVTQAVENINTAIFDEIQGMDALDQLAVDQAMIELDGTPNKSKLGANAILGVSLAVAKAAAESSELPFYRYIGGPNAHVLPVPMMNIINGGEHADNPIDMQEFMILPAGAENLADAVRIGSEIFHTLKKGLSSEGHNTNVGDEGGFAPNLKSADEALGYIMRSIEKAGYRPGEDVFLGLDCASTEYYKNGKYEMVGEGKSLSSDDNVRFLEDLANRFPIITIEDGMAEDDWDGWKALTDAIGKKVQLVGDDLFVTNSERLRSGIKMGVANSILVKVNQIGSLSETLNAVDTAHRAGYTSVMSHRSGETEDSTIADLAVALNCGQIKTGSLSRSDRIAKYNQLIRIEEQLGESAKYAGYSVVKGR is encoded by the coding sequence ATGTCTTCAATCATCCACGTTTCCGGCCGCCAGATCTACGACAGCCGCGGCAATCCCACGGTCGAAGTCGATGTGGTGCTGGACGATGGCAGCTTCGGCCGCGCCGCCGTTCCCTCAGGCGCCTCCACCGGCGCGCATGAAGCGGTCGAGCTGCGCGATGGCGGCAAGAAGTACAATGGCAAGGGTGTGACCCAGGCCGTCGAGAACATCAATACCGCGATCTTCGATGAAATCCAGGGCATGGATGCCCTCGACCAGCTGGCTGTCGACCAGGCCATGATCGAACTCGATGGCACGCCCAACAAGTCCAAGCTCGGCGCGAACGCCATCCTCGGCGTGTCGCTGGCCGTGGCCAAGGCCGCTGCCGAGTCGAGCGAGCTGCCCTTCTACCGCTATATCGGCGGCCCCAACGCCCATGTCCTGCCCGTGCCGATGATGAACATCATCAATGGTGGCGAGCATGCCGACAACCCGATCGACATGCAGGAATTCATGATCCTGCCCGCGGGTGCCGAAAACCTGGCCGACGCCGTCCGCATCGGATCGGAAATCTTCCATACCCTCAAGAAGGGTCTGTCGTCCGAAGGCCACAACACCAATGTCGGTGACGAAGGCGGTTTCGCCCCCAACCTCAAGTCGGCCGATGAAGCCCTCGGCTACATCATGCGTTCCATTGAAAAGGCCGGCTACCGTCCGGGCGAGGATGTGTTCCTCGGCCTCGATTGCGCCTCGACCGAATACTACAAGAACGGCAAATACGAGATGGTCGGCGAGGGCAAGTCGCTCTCCTCTGACGACAACGTCCGCTTCCTCGAAGACCTGGCCAATCGCTTCCCGATCATCACCATCGAAGACGGCATGGCCGAAGACGACTGGGACGGCTGGAAGGCCCTGACCGATGCCATCGGCAAGAAGGTCCAGTTGGTCGGCGACGATCTCTTCGTCACCAATTCCGAACGCCTGCGTTCGGGCATCAAGATGGGCGTCGCCAACTCAATCCTCGTCAAGGTCAACCAGATCGGCTCGCTCAGCGAAACGCTCAACGCCGTCGATACTGCGCACCGCGCCGGCTATACCTCGGTCATGTCGCACCGCTCGGGCGAAACCGAGGATTCGACCATTGCCGACCTCGCCGTCGCTCTTAACTGCGGCCAGATCAAGACCGGCTCGCTAAGCCGTTCCGACCGTATCGCCAAGTACAACCAGCTGATCCGCATCGAGGAACAGCTCGGCGAAAGCGCCAAGTATGCCGGCTACTCGGTGGTCAAGGGCCGCTAA
- a CDS encoding nuclear transport factor 2 family protein: MTIKLPSSIEAYFTAERDGGPDELAAVFTENAIIKDAGEDLMGHAAIRQWKVDYSNKFGPTVTEPFFITKENGKTLVTAHVSGEFPGSPIDLRYFFILSGDKIAELEITV; this comes from the coding sequence ATGACCATCAAATTGCCCTCAAGCATCGAGGCTTACTTCACCGCCGAACGCGACGGCGGCCCGGACGAACTGGCCGCTGTCTTCACTGAAAATGCCATCATCAAAGATGCTGGTGAGGACCTAATGGGGCATGCTGCCATCCGCCAATGGAAGGTCGACTATTCGAACAAGTTCGGGCCGACCGTTACCGAGCCGTTCTTCATCACCAAAGAGAACGGCAAGACGCTGGTGACAGCGCATGTGTCCGGGGAGTTCCCCGGTAGCCCGATCGACCTCCGGTATTTCTTCATCCTCTCTGGCGACAAGATTGCCGAGCTGGAAATCACGGTATGA
- a CDS encoding type II toxin-antitoxin system HicB family antitoxin — translation MSRYIAVIDYDETEELYGAYFPDALGCTAMGVTEEEVVANATDALSEWVTDMVGDGQDVPEPRSYAQLLKSNEYGLGTGGMIATIPLYFESGRSVRANLSLDAGLLQSIDSEAAHLGITRSAFLAAAARDKLKRSA, via the coding sequence ATGTCCCGCTACATCGCTGTCATCGACTATGATGAGACAGAAGAGTTGTATGGAGCCTACTTCCCGGACGCCCTCGGCTGCACCGCCATGGGCGTGACGGAAGAAGAGGTCGTCGCCAATGCAACGGACGCACTGTCGGAATGGGTAACCGATATGGTGGGCGACGGTCAGGACGTTCCCGAGCCTCGCAGCTATGCCCAGTTGCTGAAGTCGAATGAATACGGATTGGGAACAGGTGGCATGATCGCGACCATTCCCCTTTATTTCGAAAGTGGCCGATCGGTACGCGCCAATCTTTCGCTTGATGCAGGACTGTTGCAGTCCATCGACAGCGAAGCTGCCCACCTCGGGATAACCCGCTCAGCCTTCCTTGCCGCTGCAGCGCGCGACAAGCTCAAGCGGTCTGCCTGA
- a CDS encoding AMP nucleosidase: MTTISPPRLDKQSFTDPEKAWEYLAELYHRNTGFIRSHLDALAKGVVPEGRVRACYPQVEVRSTSYSKTESTLPYGFLHTPGLYRTTVTAPELFRTYFQEQFTVILKNHGGTIDITESDTPIPLHFAVRPNERIDGEALNALNIPLRDMFDAPDLGNTDDEIANGTFVPPKGGPYPLSAFTAPRVDYSLFRLSHYSGTDPSHFQNFVIFTNYAFYIDEFCRVAKQYMADGHPHYESFIEPGNVVTDNALRGGTVAGTAPVRAPQMPAYHLTADRGRGITMVNIGVGPSNAKTITDHIAVLRPHAWIMLGHCAGLRNSQELGDYVLAHAYVREDHVLDADLPLSVPIPALAEIQVALEQAVHEITDTEGVETKKIMRTGTVASFDNRNWELRDQTEITRQLSQSRAVALDMESATIAANGFRFRVPYGTLLCVSDKPLHGELKLPGMASDFYRTQVNRHLQIGLRAMEILRDQPAERLHSRKLRSFAETAFQ, translated from the coding sequence ATGACCACGATCAGCCCACCCCGCCTCGACAAGCAGAGCTTTACCGATCCGGAAAAGGCCTGGGAGTATCTGGCTGAGCTCTATCATCGCAATACCGGCTTCATCCGCAGCCATCTCGACGCCCTGGCCAAGGGCGTGGTGCCAGAGGGCCGTGTGCGCGCCTGCTATCCGCAGGTGGAAGTGCGGTCCACCAGCTATTCCAAGACCGAGAGCACCCTCCCCTATGGCTTCCTGCACACCCCAGGGCTTTATCGCACCACGGTAACCGCGCCCGAACTGTTCCGCACCTATTTCCAGGAGCAGTTCACCGTCATCCTGAAAAACCACGGCGGCACCATCGACATCACCGAATCGGATACGCCGATCCCGCTGCATTTTGCCGTACGGCCCAATGAAAGAATCGACGGCGAGGCGCTGAACGCGCTCAACATTCCGCTGCGCGACATGTTCGATGCGCCTGACCTCGGCAACACCGACGACGAAATCGCCAATGGCACTTTCGTGCCCCCCAAGGGCGGCCCCTACCCGCTATCGGCCTTCACCGCGCCACGCGTCGACTATTCGCTGTTCCGGCTGAGCCACTATTCGGGCACCGATCCCAGCCATTTCCAGAATTTCGTGATCTTCACCAATTACGCCTTCTACATCGACGAGTTCTGCCGCGTGGCCAAGCAGTATATGGCTGACGGGCACCCCCATTATGAGAGCTTCATCGAGCCGGGCAATGTGGTCACCGACAATGCGCTGCGCGGCGGCACTGTCGCCGGCACGGCGCCGGTGCGTGCGCCGCAGATGCCGGCCTATCATCTGACGGCGGATCGTGGTCGCGGGATCACCATGGTCAATATCGGCGTCGGCCCGTCCAACGCCAAGACGATCACCGACCATATCGCCGTGTTGCGCCCGCATGCCTGGATCATGCTGGGCCATTGTGCCGGCCTGCGCAACTCTCAGGAACTGGGCGACTATGTGCTGGCCCATGCCTATGTGCGCGAGGACCACGTGCTCGATGCCGACCTTCCGCTGTCGGTGCCGATTCCCGCACTGGCCGAAATCCAGGTGGCGCTGGAACAGGCGGTGCATGAGATCACCGATACCGAAGGCGTCGAGACCAAGAAGATCATGCGCACCGGCACGGTGGCGAGCTTTGACAACCGCAACTGGGAGCTACGCGACCAGACGGAAATCACTCGACAGCTCAGCCAGTCGCGCGCCGTGGCGCTGGACATGGAATCGGCGACTATCGCGGCAAACGGCTTCCGCTTCAGGGTGCCCTATGGGACCCTGCTCTGCGTTTCCGACAAGCCGCTGCATGGCGAGCTGAAGCTCCCCGGCATGGCCTCGGATTTTTATCGCACGCAGGTCAACCGGCATCTGCAGATCGGTTTACGGGCGATGGAGATCCTGCGCGACCAGCCGGCGGAGCGGCTGCACTCGCGCAAACTGCGCAGCTTCGCGGAGACGGCGTTTCAATGA
- a CDS encoding Gfo/Idh/MocA family oxidoreductase — MRLLMLGTGGMARLHVKGFNDVPGVEIVAAVDTDAEKLAEFLALHGIPRGFATLDEALAWGEFDAVTNITPDRVHYPTTMQLLDAGKHVFCEKPLATDHAKALEMTEKAEALGLANMVNLTYRNVPQLQKAHELIKAGAIGKVKHIEASYLQSWLISKAWGDWRASPTWLWRLSTKHGSNGVLGDVGIHILDFASYAAGCDYKTAFFRLQTFDKAENHRIGEYDLDANDTFVMTAEMDNGAMAAIHATRWGTGHLNDLRLRIYGEQGAVEVTDTSHVPKLMTCLGDDVEAAKWTEVAAEPTPTNYARFAEAVRTGVNQEPSFRHAADLQKIIDLAAVTERDRTEHAATGRAQKLG; from the coding sequence ATGCGTCTTCTCATGCTCGGAACCGGGGGAATGGCCCGCTTGCACGTCAAGGGGTTCAATGACGTCCCGGGCGTCGAGATCGTCGCGGCAGTCGATACCGATGCCGAAAAGCTCGCTGAATTCCTCGCATTGCATGGCATTCCGCGTGGCTTTGCCACGCTGGACGAGGCCCTGGCCTGGGGCGAGTTCGATGCCGTGACCAATATCACGCCCGACCGGGTGCATTATCCCACCACGATGCAGCTGCTCGACGCGGGCAAGCATGTGTTCTGCGAGAAGCCGCTGGCAACCGATCACGCCAAGGCACTGGAAATGACCGAGAAGGCGGAGGCTCTGGGCCTCGCCAACATGGTCAACCTGACCTATCGCAATGTGCCGCAGCTGCAGAAGGCGCATGAGCTGATCAAGGCGGGCGCGATCGGCAAGGTCAAGCATATCGAGGCAAGCTATCTGCAGAGCTGGCTGATCTCGAAGGCCTGGGGCGACTGGCGGGCGTCCCCGACCTGGCTCTGGCGGCTGAGCACCAAGCATGGCTCCAATGGCGTCCTGGGCGATGTCGGTATCCACATTCTCGATTTCGCCTCCTATGCCGCCGGCTGCGACTACAAGACGGCGTTCTTCCGCTTGCAGACTTTCGACAAGGCCGAAAACCATCGCATCGGCGAATATGACCTCGATGCCAACGACACCTTCGTGATGACCGCGGAGATGGACAATGGCGCCATGGCGGCCATTCACGCCACGCGCTGGGGTACTGGCCATCTCAATGACCTGCGCCTGCGCATCTATGGCGAACAGGGGGCTGTGGAGGTGACCGATACCAGTCACGTGCCAAAGCTCATGACCTGCTTGGGCGATGACGTGGAAGCGGCGAAGTGGACGGAAGTGGCTGCCGAGCCGACACCGACCAATTACGCGCGCTTCGCCGAAGCGGTCCGCACGGGCGTCAACCAGGAGCCCAGCTTCCGCCATGCGGCGGACCTGCAGAAGATCATCGACTTGGCCGCGGTCACCGAACGCGACCGCACGGAACATGCGGCCACGGGTCGGGCGCAAAAGCTGGGTTAG
- a CDS encoding SDR family oxidoreductase, with product MTPFLTLEGRRALITGGTMGAGAATVALFQELGARVLTTARTKPTNFTGAAFVEADLTTNAGVRAVVDAVHRELGGIDILVNVLGGSSSPSGGFAALNDEEWDKEFNLNFFPAVRLDRALIPAMIAQGKGVVIHVTSIQNRLPLPEATTGYASAKAALNTYSKSISKEVSAKGVRVVRVSPGWIADPGQNGLALRIAEQAGIDYDAAVQVIMDSLGGIPLGRPAKPQEVADLIAFLASDRASSITGTEHVIDGGTVPTT from the coding sequence ATGACACCGTTTCTCACACTGGAGGGCCGCCGGGCACTGATCACCGGCGGCACCATGGGCGCCGGCGCTGCAACAGTAGCGCTTTTCCAAGAGCTGGGCGCGCGTGTGTTGACCACCGCCCGCACCAAGCCAACCAACTTCACCGGGGCAGCATTCGTTGAGGCAGACCTAACCACGAATGCCGGCGTTCGAGCCGTCGTCGACGCGGTGCACCGCGAACTGGGCGGAATCGATATCCTGGTCAATGTCCTTGGCGGGTCGTCGTCGCCTTCGGGTGGCTTCGCCGCGCTCAACGACGAAGAATGGGACAAGGAGTTCAATCTCAACTTCTTCCCGGCAGTCAGGCTCGATCGGGCGTTGATCCCCGCCATGATCGCTCAAGGCAAGGGTGTTGTTATCCACGTCACCTCGATCCAGAACCGCCTGCCCCTGCCTGAGGCTACGACTGGCTATGCATCGGCCAAGGCAGCGCTCAACACCTACAGCAAGAGCATCTCCAAGGAGGTGTCCGCGAAGGGCGTGCGCGTGGTGCGCGTGTCTCCTGGCTGGATTGCAGATCCAGGACAGAATGGTCTTGCGCTCCGCATCGCCGAGCAGGCGGGGATCGACTACGACGCAGCGGTGCAGGTCATCATGGATTCGCTGGGCGGCATACCACTGGGACGGCCAGCCAAGCCGCAGGAAGTTGCCGATTTGATAGCATTTCTTGCATCGGATCGAGCGTCTTCCATCACCGGCACGGAGCATGTGATCGACGGCGGCACCGTTCCGACCACCTGA